A single genomic interval of Armigeres subalbatus isolate Guangzhou_Male chromosome 1, GZ_Asu_2, whole genome shotgun sequence harbors:
- the LOC134206633 gene encoding myosin regulatory light chain sqh has protein sequence MSSRKTAGRRGTTKKRAQRATSNVFAMFDQAQIAEFKEAFNMIDQNRDGFIEKEDLHDMLASLGKNPTEDYLEGMMNEAPGPINFTMFLTLFGERLQGTDPEDVIKNAFGCFDEDNTGMINEERLRELLTTMGDRFTDEDVDEMFREAPIKNTMFDYIEFTRILKHGAKDKDEQ, from the coding sequence ATGTCTTCCCGCAAAACGGCCGGCCGTCGTGGAACGACCAAGAAGCGTGCCCAGCGCGCCACCTCGAACGTTTTCGCCATGTTCGACCAGGCCCAGATTGCCGAGTTCAAGGAGGCCTTCAACATGATCGACCAGAACCGGGACGGCTTCATCGAGAAGGAAGACCTGCACGACATGCTGGCCTCGCTCGGTAAGAACCCGACCGAGGACTACCTGGAGGGGATGATGAACGAAGCGCCCGGGCCGATCAACTTCACCATGTTCCTGACGCTGTTCGGCGAACGGCTGCAGGGAACCGATCCGGAGGATGTTATTAAGAACGCATTCGGATGCTTTGACGAGGACAACACCGGTATGATCAACGAGGAGCGCCTGCGGGAACTGTTGACCACGATGGGCGATCGGTTTACCGACGAGGATGTGGACGAGATGTTCCGCGAGGCGCCGATCAAGAATACCATGTTCGACTACATTGAGTTCACCAGAATCCTGAAGCACGGCGCCAAGGACAAGGACGAACAGTAA